AAACACCCCCACAAAACCCACAAAACCAAAATCTGCCaccaaatcctcccgcaccacaccAGTATCATAATCCCGCACCCCCACAGACTTCAACCCGCCACCAGTGCCAATccctcaacaacaccaccatcatccaactcaatacccataAACCACTGCTTATCACACCCCTCAACATACACCGCAACCCactcctgatccccaaaactcgacCAACGTCCATCTATATACCCAAGTTTCGGGAACTTATCAAAGCAACCCGATATATGTGAAAACCTTACCCTATACCCTGCAGCAAACCCTATACGTATCCAAATTGACTGAAAAGGACCTGCTCATTAGAAACATGGTAGAGAAGCTCATGAAGCTTACAGGGAGAGTCCAGAGTGTTGAAGGTGGTAAAGGCATTGAAAGTCTAAACTATGAGGACCAATGTATTCAGCTGGATGTGGAACtgtcggagggttacaaacctaccaagttcgaaatgttcgatggtaccggtgatccgaaggtgcatctgAGAACATACTGCGACAAGCTTGTAGGGGTGGCTAAGAATGAGCAAATCCGCATGAAACTCTTCATGCGAAGCTTTACAGGAGATGCTTTGTTTTGTTATATCAGTCAAAACCTAAAGAAGTGGGTTAGTTGGGTGAGTATGGCATCAtatttcatggatagattcagaTTCAACACGAAAAATGCGCCAggcattttctacattcaaaacctcaagaagaaaccaacagaaaccttccgcgagtatgctactcgttagAGATTAGAGGCTGCAAAGGTAAGGCcaacacttgaagaagaacaaatgaacaagtgctttgtcagagctcaagacccgcagtattacgaaaggttgatggttattgaaaatcacaaattctccgacatcatcaagctaggagaaagaataaaagaaggaaTTAAGAATGGGATGGTAACCAATTTCGAGGCACTGCAGGCTACGAATAAAGCTTtgcaatcaggaggtatttcAAAGTAGAAGGAAGTGGGTGacgtgatggtagcccagggtcccaagtctccccttacataccaaacacctccaccaaCATATTAACCTTCacccccaaaataccaataccctaccACCGCATACCATACAACAATCAACctacatattaccattcacctccacctgCCTGCCAAAATTACCCAAAGCCACGCCCAAAGTTTGACCGCAGAcctcctagacaatacaccctaattgctgaacccatagaccatTTGTATGAGAGACTAAAGGCTTCTGGTTATGTCACTTCTATTCCTACTGTTATTGTGGAAAATCCTTCCCAATGGATCAAACCCAACAAGACATGTGCTTATCATttaggcatgaagggtcatactattgagGAATGCCGCACattgaaagacaagattcagacgtTGATCaacactaaggttatacaagcaaaggaagctACAACAAATGTTTGCAATAATCCTCTCCTggatcacagaggtgagggagtgaatgtgatagaaactgacgAGGAATGGGATCAGAAAGGGTTCATCggactcattcgagagggagacGTCCCTATAACATCTCCGGTCACCCTCAcgccagttgtggtacaaacctagacgccatttgaagttgaggtaacTACACCCTTCACTAtgatggtagctcccacaccaaCTTACAAGTCTGATGTTATCCCATAGGATTATGTTGCTGaagcaagaagaaagggaaaagccaaagTAGAAGAAACAGGTGCCGCACAAGGTATGACGAGAACCGGCAGAGTTTACAAACCTGAGAATCTGGGTGGAACGGGTAAGAAAGTCTCACCTAAGCCGCCTGTTGTCGAGACTGGCACTGATGATTTTTGGAGGAAGATATAAGCAAGGGAGTACTATATTATTGACCAGTTGAACAAAattcctgctcagatatccatcttatcactaCTGCAAAACTCAGACGTACATAGGAATGCTCTGATGAAGGTGTTaaatgaagcttatgtacccgctGACATCATTAATTTAGAGATGGATAACATGGTCTGACAGGTATTGGAGACCTAAAAAATTACTTTCCATGAAGACgaattaccaccagaaggactgagTCACAATAGGGCGTTGCACATCACAATGCAATTCGAGGATAAGTTCATCACTAGGGTCTTGATAAATAGAGGTTCAAATTTGAACATATGCCCACTGACCACTCTAaagagattgggtaaaggcctgtatgagatacgaatgggaagcatgaatgtgaaggcgttcgatggatctcagagagccactatcggagAGATCAACCTCAATCTACAGATAggtccaacttggtttgatgttgagttccaagtgctagatatatctcCTACTTACAATCTATTACTAGGACGGCCATGGATACATACAGCCAGGGTAGTGGCTTCAACTTTGCACCAGGctgtgaagttcgagtggaatcatcaggaggtgatccttcatggagatggaagcaaccccatctacaccaatcagaccGTTCCAGTCATTGAGAACATGAGGAAATTGGACGGAGAAACATATCACCGCATTGAACGGGTGAACAcaattgaaaaggatcgatggtggagcaagaagatagaaagcatattgctgTGGACGGGATATGAACTAGGCAAGGGTCTCGGTAAAAAGCTttaggggatcaccaaacccgtaCAACCACAGTATCATGGAAAGACCTTTGGACTCGGGTATGAATACACATGGCAAGAATATCAGGATTGGACACCGCTGTGGCGTGCCCCTTATTATCCACTAGGAGAACCCGTACCACCTCTGCACCAGACGTTCTATcaggctgacatgatgtggggatctgaGAAAGATGAGGTTTTGGCTGGCATGAGGAAGTTATTtctagaagaagaagaaatggatTGCAGTGCAATTGTTAAGGAGGAGGAGggggaagaccttaccattcaaacCATGGAAGAAGgagctgttctcaagaactggaccgctacaccatcccgggctcgccgagttcctgggtagcctggcaattagcatgaattactttCAAATAGTTTTGAACATTTAagacatttttcagtatttttttttgaaataatttctcgagccatcgagtcgtacttgttgacatttttaaagttttattaatgcattactgcttttcatatttattattatccttctacattcttttcagcataattattacatatcctgatgaatCCACGACTgcgacatgtaatgagacaatgcaacataaAGACAGTGATTCAGAGGAtgtggaagatgatataatacctgaggaaatcgtcaaagaagtagagaactttgaaaacaaaacgaagtctaatttggaggaaactgaggccgttaacttagg
This sequence is a window from Nicotiana tomentosiformis chromosome 5, ASM39032v3, whole genome shotgun sequence. Protein-coding genes within it:
- the LOC138892468 gene encoding uncharacterized protein — translated: MVEKLMKLTGRVQSVEGGKGIESLNYEDQCIQLDVELSEGYKPTKFEMFDGTGDPKVHLRTYCDKLVGVAKNEQIRMKLFMRSFTGDALFCYISQNLKKWVSWVSMASYFMDRFRFNTKNAPGIFYIQNLKKKPTETFREYATR